One genomic segment of Fusobacterium nucleatum includes these proteins:
- a CDS encoding TIGR00282 family metallophosphoesterase, producing MKVLVVGDIVGRPGRNTLQVFLEKYKDNYDFIIVNGENSAAGFGITIKIADEFLSWGVDAISGGNHSWDKKEIYEYMDNSDRILRPANYPEGVSGKGYTILEDKKGNKIALISLQGRVFMSAVDCPFRTAKKLIDEISKTTKNIIIDFHAEATSEKIALAKYLDGDISLFYGTHTHVQTADERILNNGTGYISDIGMTGSQNGVIGTNLETIINKFLTSLPQKFEVAEGDEQLCGIEVEIDEKTGKCQKLKRINWSENEGFRS from the coding sequence ATGAAAGTATTGGTAGTAGGAGATATAGTAGGAAGACCTGGAAGAAATACTTTACAGGTGTTTTTAGAAAAATATAAAGATAATTATGATTTCATTATAGTAAATGGGGAAAATTCAGCAGCTGGTTTTGGAATTACAATAAAGATAGCAGATGAATTTTTATCTTGGGGAGTAGATGCAATAAGTGGAGGAAATCATAGCTGGGATAAAAAAGAAATCTATGAATATATGGATAATTCAGATAGAATTTTAAGACCTGCTAATTATCCAGAAGGAGTTTCTGGAAAAGGTTATACAATTTTAGAAGATAAAAAAGGAAATAAAATTGCCTTAATTTCTTTACAAGGTAGAGTTTTCATGAGTGCTGTTGACTGTCCTTTTAGAACTGCAAAAAAATTAATAGATGAAATTTCAAAAACAACTAAAAATATAATAATAGATTTCCATGCAGAAGCAACTTCTGAAAAGATTGCATTAGCAAAATATTTAGATGGAGATATTTCACTTTTCTATGGAACTCACACTCATGTGCAAACAGCTGATGAAAGAATATTAAATAATGGAACAGGGTATATTTCAGATATAGGGATGACAGGTTCACAAAATGGTGTTATAGGAACAAATTTAGAAACTATAATAAATAAATTTTTAACTTCATTACCACAAAAGTTTGAGGTTGCAGAAGGTGATGAACAACTATGTGGAATAGAAGTAGAAATTGACGAAAAAACTGGAAAATGTCAAAAACTAAAAAGAATAAATTGGAGTGAAAATGAAGGTTTTAGAAGCTAA
- a CDS encoding Hsp33 family molecular chaperone HslO, giving the protein MGRLIRGVSKNARFFVADTTDIVQEALDIHKYDEYSMKTFGKFCTLAALMGATLKGEDKLTIRTDTDGYIKNIVVNSDANGNVKGYLVNTTDENFDGLGKGTMRIIKDMGLKEPYVAISNIDYSNLPNDISAFFYNSEQIPTVISLAVECTNDGKILCAGAFMVQLLPNADEDFITKLERKAEAIRPMNELMKGGMSLERIINLLYDDMDTEDDSLVEEYEILEEKEIKYSCDCSAERFQKGIMTLGKDELKHIFEEEKEIEAECQFCGKKYKFTEKDFKDILKK; this is encoded by the coding sequence ATGGGAAGATTGATAAGAGGAGTAAGTAAGAATGCTAGATTTTTTGTTGCAGACACAACAGATATAGTTCAAGAAGCCTTAGATATACATAAATATGATGAATATTCTATGAAAACATTTGGGAAGTTTTGTACTTTAGCTGCTTTGATGGGAGCAACATTAAAGGGGGAAGATAAATTAACTATTAGGACAGATACTGATGGTTATATAAAAAATATAGTTGTAAATTCAGATGCTAATGGTAATGTAAAAGGTTATCTTGTAAATACAACAGATGAAAATTTTGATGGTTTAGGAAAAGGTACAATGAGAATAATTAAAGATATGGGCTTAAAAGAGCCATATGTGGCAATTAGTAATATTGATTATTCAAATTTACCTAATGATATAAGTGCATTTTTCTATAATTCGGAGCAAATTCCAACAGTGATTTCACTTGCTGTTGAATGTACAAATGATGGTAAAATTTTATGTGCAGGAGCTTTTATGGTGCAGTTGCTACCTAATGCAGATGAAGATTTTATAACTAAATTAGAAAGAAAAGCAGAAGCTATAAGACCTATGAATGAGCTTATGAAAGGTGGAATGTCACTTGAGAGAATAATAAATCTTCTATATGATGATATGGACACAGAAGATGATAGCTTAGTTGAAGAATATGAAATCTTAGAAGAAAAAGAAATAAAATATAGTTGTGATTGCAGTGCTGAAAGATTTCAAAAAGGTATTATGACACTTGGGAAAGATGAATTAAAACATATTTTTGAAGAAGAAAAAGAAATTGAGGCAGAATGTCAATTCTGTGGTAAAAAATATAAGTTTACTGAAAAAGATTTTAAAGATATATTGAAAAAATAA
- a CDS encoding ComEA family DNA-binding protein produces the protein MKKIMLLLGIFSLFSLSSYSAPDFSNNEYKVIMSSQNMKDEKEELMDINKVSEQDMLARKVSKSYVSKIIEYREITGGFDRLEDMKRIKGIGDATYQKLSKVFKVASAPNKKMLNINSADDITLKYYGFSKKEIKRIQKYLDRHDRITDNIEFQKLVKKKTYEELKDLINYDGGKR, from the coding sequence ATGAAAAAAATAATGCTACTATTGGGGATATTTAGCTTGTTTTCTTTAAGTTCATATTCAGCACCAGATTTTAGTAATAATGAATATAAAGTGATTATGAGTTCTCAAAATATGAAAGATGAAAAAGAAGAATTAATGGATATCAATAAAGTTAGTGAACAAGATATGTTAGCTAGAAAAGTATCTAAAAGTTATGTAAGTAAAATTATAGAATATAGAGAAATAACTGGTGGTTTTGATAGATTAGAAGATATGAAAAGAATAAAAGGTATTGGAGATGCAACTTATCAAAAATTATCTAAGGTTTTTAAAGTAGCTTCAGCACCAAATAAAAAGATGTTAAATATTAATTCTGCTGATGATATAACTTTAAAATATTATGGCTTTTCTAAAAAAGAAATTAAAAGAATACAAAAATATTTAGATAGACATGATAGAATAACTGATAATATTGAATTTCAAAAGTTAGTTAAAAAGAAAACTTATGAAGAATTAAAAGATTTGATTAATTATGATGGAGGAAAAAGATAA